Proteins encoded within one genomic window of Marasmius oreades isolate 03SP1 chromosome 6, whole genome shotgun sequence:
- a CDS encoding uncharacterized protein (BUSCO:EOG09264I14) produces the protein MLISRRIDSFIQFTIVLLYSGSSNRLASLFGYFVCLLQAGAIEEKGNRARARPMPPKGGKKKATTTSDGTSTPHIPSLAEQLSYLHEPRPFKNPYYTKNVNRRAKNLKNVLTQERERERAERERRLQEKADGGSMDIDGEPEEEIPTYTSIEASPSFLPQKHWCDITGLEAPYTDPTTGLRYHDKNVYALIKGMSASIAKDYLSARGVHSVVK, from the exons ATGCTCATCTCCAGACGCATCGATAGCTTCATTCAA TTCACTATCGTCCTCCTTTACAGCGGCTCGAGTAACCGGCTGGCTTCGCTTTTTGGTTACTTTGTCTGCCTTCTCCAG GCAGGTGCCATCGAGGAAAAGGGGAACCGAGCGCGAG CACGACCGAT GCCTCCCAAGGGCGGAAAAAAGAAGGCTACAACAACGTCTGACGGCACATCTACTCCCCATATTCCG AGTCTAGCGGAACAATTATCATATCTCCATGAGCCTAGACCTTTCAAGAACCCATACTATACGAAGAATGTCAACCGTCGAGCCAAGAACCTGAAAAATGTTCTCACCCAGGAAAGAGAACGTGAAAGGGCAGAGAGAGAGCGACGCCTTCAAGAAAAGGCCGATGGTGGAAGTATGGACATCGATGGCGAACCGGAGGAAGAGATTCCCACCT ACACCTCTATTGAAGCCTCGCCCTCGTTTCTTCCACAGAAACATTGGTGCGATATAACAGGACTAGAG GCTCCCTATACTGATCCAACCACTGGTCTGAGATATCATGATAAAAACGTGTATGCTTTGATCAAGGGGATG AGCGCAAGCATTGCAAAAGACTACCTGTCAG CGCGTGGGGTGCATTCTGTGGTGAAATAA
- a CDS encoding uncharacterized protein (BUSCO:EOG092640WA), giving the protein MALSEKAKGKQRAVDITSLDQDSSGSATQPLQANVPQSLVVRFTEDKVADVEIFITEKDTVRDVKNAIRLERPELKNRRLRLIHSGRLLTDGTFLYSWLKKLDERQKRASASPEEVIGGFEESASSKPQSTVASWLHCSVGREVEQIEEEMDDVSQAQQIQPARGFDRLASMGFSQSDIATIRRQFHIQNDSFLTGDEEFGHDDTYDEHARALEEQWIDSLDSTDTTSLSGSSSSSSNSSAMQGIVVGFFFPFLPLFLNGHKPPLPIFWENGSEHSHNDSVVFSRATQMGLVAGFMINILFGMWRFLLDAS; this is encoded by the exons ATGGCACTCAGCGAGAAGGCAAAAGGAAAACAACGGGCTGTTGATATAACTTCTTTGGACCAAGATTCGTCAGGGTCGGCAACTCAACCATTACAAGCCAATGTCCCCCAAAGTCTGGTCGTGCGATTTACGGAGGATAAAGTTGCAGACGTAGAGATTTTCATAACAGAAAAGGACACTGTCAGGGATGTCAAGAACGCG ATTCGCCTGGAGAGACCTGAACTAAAGAACCGAAGATTGAGACTCATACACTCTGGTCGACTACTCACCGATGGAACTTTCCTGTATTCGTGGCTCAAGAAACTGGATGAACGTCAGAAACGTGCTTCTGCATCTCCAGAAGAAGTTATTGGTGGTTTTGAAGAATCAGCCAGCTCAAAGCCTCAATCAACCGTTGCAAGTTGGTTACATTGTTCAGTAGGACGAGAAGTAGAACAAATTGAGGAAGAAATGGATGATGTCTCACAG GCTCAACAAATACAACCTGCGAGGGGATTTGACCGTCTAGCATCCATGGGTTTTTCTCAATCGGATATCGCAACCATAAGACGGCAGTTTCATATCCAGAACGACAGTTTTCTTACAGGAGACGAAGAATTTGGGCATGATGATACCT ACGATGAACATGCCCGAGCCCTCGAAGAACAATGGATTGACTCCTTGGACAGCACTGATACCACCTCCCTATCCgggtcgtcgtcatcatcttccAATTCTTCTGCAATGCAAGGCATTGTGGTCGGCTTTTTCTTCCCATTCTTACCCCTCTTCCTCAATGGTCATAAACCACCTCTACCCATATTTTGGGAAAACGGGTCGGAGCATTCGCACAATGATTCCGTTGTGTTCTC CCGTGCAACCCAGATGGGTCTGGTCGCGGGGTTCATGATCAACATTTTATTTGGAATGTGGCGGTTCTTACTGGATGCATCGTAG